One window from the genome of Paramisgurnus dabryanus chromosome 24, PD_genome_1.1, whole genome shotgun sequence encodes:
- the LOC135741083 gene encoding atrial natriuretic peptide receptor 1-like yields the protein MQLCFCSDGKTVAVKHIQKKHFTLTKTIRKEVKEVRELDHPNLSKFIGGCIEVPFVSIITEYCPKGSLADVLQNEDVPINWGFRLSFATDIARGMAYLHQHKMFHRRLQSRNCVIDDRWVCKISDYGLMAYRKEDFEDVITNFNCQNVYRIYCAPEVLLRISSSFTTAADVYRLQQLDELHVLKNQIICVDFFEADVIRNLMVVTSAGTRDSVKLDVMWLPSLPKLKAGKDNDCPDPDDYCELIKRCWSHNITMRLTFEQVKKILDKMNPHKVSPVDMMMNLMEKYSKHLESIVIEKTQDLLQEKQKTDRLLYSADLNITKTLLQ from the exons ATGCAGTTATGTTTCTGTAGTGATGGAAAGACCGTAGctgtaaaacacatacaaaagAAACATTTCACTTTGACCAAAACCATCAGGAAAGAAGTGAAAGAGGTCAG GGAGCTGGACCACCCAAACCTCTCCAAGTTCATTGGAGGCTGCATTGAAGTTCCTTTTGTCAGCATAATCACTGAATACTGTCCAAAAGGAAGCTTGGCAGATGTGCTGCAGAATGAGGACGTCCCCATCAACTGGGGTTTTCG GTTGTCTTTTGCTACTGATATTGCACGTGGGATGGCTTACCTGCACCAGCACAAAATGTTTCATAGGCGTCTTCAGTCACGTAACTGTGTGATCGATGACCGGTGGGTCTGCAAAATATCAG ATTATGGGCTTATGGCCTACAGAAAGGAGGATTTTGAAGACGTGATCACCAATTTCAATTGTCAAAATGTGTATCGCATTTACTGCGCCCCTGAAGTTTTGCTCCGGATCAGCTCTAGCTTCACAACCGCAGCTGACGTGTACAGGTTACAGCAACTTGATGAACTTCATGTCCTCAAAAACCAGATCATCTGTGTTGATTTCTTCGAAGCC GATGTGATAAGAAACCTGATGGTTGTCACATCAGCCGGAACAAGGGATTCGGTCAAGCTTGATGTAATGTGGCTTCCGTCACTTCCCAAACTGAAGGCTGGGAAAGACAATGATTGCCCAGATCCGGACGATTACTGTGAG CTGATTAAGAGATGCTGGTCCCACAACATCACAATGAGACTCACGTTCGAGCAGGTGAAGAAGATTCTTGATAAAATGAACCCACACAAGGTCAGCCCTGTGGATATGATGATGAACCTG ATGGAAAAGTACAGTAAACATCTGGAAAGCATTGTAATTGAGAAAACACAAGATCTTCTTCAGGAGAAGCAGAAGACAGACCGGTTGCTCTACAGTGCAGATTTAAAcatcacaaaaacacttttgcaATAA